In Meleagris gallopavo isolate NT-WF06-2002-E0010 breed Aviagen turkey brand Nicholas breeding stock chromosome 6, Turkey_5.1, whole genome shotgun sequence, the genomic stretch CAGTTTCCCTGTGGTCAGAAGCACATTTTGGAGCTGTATAATGGCAAGTGAATCTCTCACCATGAGAATGAGCCTGGATGAAAGAATGGTGAATGGAGCATTTCTCACATTTATCTTCCaaaatagttttattatttaagtGCCTCCATGAACTAAATGCCAACATTTCCATTTCATGCTGTGAAACGAGCCCCAGGGCTGAGTGCAGACTTCAGGCTTTGCCCTGTTGCTGATGGCTCAGCACTAGGTGAGTGATGGGGATGGTGACTTGGGTGTTCGGTGTGACACCAACCCCAATAGACATCCACCTCCCACCTGCATGGCTCCCACCAGACATCAGTTaagtgctccagatggggccttgCTAGCATAACAGGCTTAGACTGTCTGACTTCAGCCTGCCCCTTTCTTCTAACTCAACCGACCTTACCAAACAGCCATCACTTCCTTTGAACATCAAAGGTCTTCATTAAAACCTGTCAACCGCAGGGCTGTGCTTCCCAGCCGGACATCAACGCGCAACAACGAACGCCAGGATGTGCTCAGCCTGCGGTGGGAGGCCAGTCTGGTTTCAGGGGGAACTATTCATGTTGTGCCGCTTTCAATTTAGGGCATGCTCTTGGATTCAGTGAGGTGGAAGGGGAGCTTGTACCAAGCCTATAagctgggtgctgcagctgtAGGACCCCTGTGCTGGCACAaaggagctgctggatgacATGGCCCCAGTGTGTGCAAACGCAGTCTTTCCCCCCTCGCCTGGTGGCATGTCCCCAGATGGAGAAGTGGTCTCCAGCTTTTGTCAGCTCTGTTTAGATCAGTCATGTCTTGTTAGGTCTTCTGAAAGATGGAAACAGGCATGACCCATCGCAATAGCACCCTGTCAGCCTGGGGGTACTTCTGCAGAGATTTCATTTCAGGTCATGAGCTGAATGATCTCTTGCACTTGAGAGGTTTGTCTTCCTCTCAGGGAGGCTCCCCAGATAGTACAGGACCGCATCTCCCAGGTAAGtgactgctgcagcagcttgcacAGAGCGTGGCGTGAATGACAGAatcagaatatcctgagttggaaaggaccaaaAAGGAACATCATGTCCAACAcccagctccacacaggaccacccaaaatccaacTCCTTTATCTGAGAGCGGTGCTCCAGCactcagggctgtgcctgctgacctgggcagcccattccatgcccaccacccttTGCGGCACAGCCTTaccctcacccccagctgcccctcccctgacagctctGTGCCTTCCCTCTGGTTTCTCTGCCTGTATATTTAACCAAGAACAATGTACTCTTCACGTAATGTGTTCCCCCTGTGCAAACACGCTCCTTCCAACAGGTCTGTGGTGCCAGATGCTGATTTAGAGATGAACAGGAGAATCCTGACCTTAATGctgttctcttctttctgccttgCTGGGGGAAATACTTTCAACTGCGAGGCAAGTAATGTACCATGTTACAGCCACAATAATGTTTAATGGTTGTGTCCTGTGGCTGAGGTTAATGACTAGTTAGGGAAGCTTTCACACAGaggaatataaaatataaaataaagctcacaaggaggaagaaagagggtAATGACAATTGCTGGCAGTTGTGGACCCTGATCCCTGAGGTGGATGCTTTAAAAGCCAGCCCAGCAGGCTCTTCTCAGGGCAGTGACTTTGCTAAGTCTCTGGGAGGGTGAAGAAGACCTTGCAGCCATGCTTACCTGTGTCTGTGATTGCTGGTGCTGGTGCAAGTGGAACATCCTTGCTCAGAGCTGGCCCCACACCAGGCCATTTTTATAATGTCTCACCCTTTCTGCAGTGCCCTTTCACAGCTGTGTTGTCAGTGCTTTGTAACCAGATTCCACTGGTCTTTCTGATCATTGCATGCCttcttctctgctctccctgctttcattttttattcacAGATGTTACTAAAGCACTTTCCTCCCTCTTTCCCCCCCTTCTCTTTAATGAtttgctgcattaaaaaaagtcCCTCTGTGCCTGTACAAGTAATAAATGAGAGCCAAGGGAGAAGCCAGGCTCTACTCCCTGAAGCCAGGCCTCTGCTTTCCCAagcttggagctgtgctccatGTGCCAGCTGTGTGTCACTGTTctcagctgctgccagatgTGCCAGTCCCCTCATCCTTGTCTGCACAGGCACAAGGCTGGTCTCCAGGGCTGAGAAAGGGGCAGAGATCTCTGCAGACCCTAGACCAAAGGTAGGTCCAAGCCATGCTGGACAGTTCTGGCCAGTCTGGATATAATGGTGTGGCATCAAGGTGCTGTGTGTGGAGCTACTACAGGTCTTGCAACTAATGACTGCTACACTTGGGAGAACTTTCAGGACCCACAGCAGTCCCTTTAGCTTTATTTTATAGGACATATCAAGCCATCTCCCCTATAACTGTCACTGTGGGTGAAGGCAGCTTGCTTTGCAATGGGAGTTGAtgttctcctctggacctgaATCCAAAGGATTGTGTTTCTCAGTAGagaggcattggaacaggacactgagggaggtggtggagtcactgtccctggaaaaAGGGTAGATATTGCACTTCGTAGTATTATTTAGTGGTATGATGGTGGTGGgttgatgatcttagtggcttttccagccttaatgaaTCTATGTTTCTATGCTCCATGTCTCCTCTCAGATCTGCTGGGACCTCCATCTCACATAATCACCACCAGCGACTGGATTCTCAGGACAGGAAAATAAACGATTCCCGGTGCAGTTTCTTCCCCCTCAGTTGTGTTGAAAGGCCTAGACAACAACTTGTGCAGCTCTGATGAGCAGGACTGAGCTCTTTGACACTGAGACGGAAgcaataactttttaaaatcactgttttctgaCCCATTACCTAGGCCTGAATTCAGCTTGGAGTTGAAGACACTCAAACATAAATGTCTACAAAGGGATGTATTAGCTGTCCGAGCTTCCAGGCCCAGCAAGGACTTCCCTCATGCAGACACCCTGAGCATTTGTGGTGTCCCAGACAGACCATATCTGCAAGCAGATCCAAACCTACCCACAGAAGTAAGGAGAGGCCAGGTGAGTTTTGTTGGTCATCCCTATGGCAGCAGACACTGAAGGTGAGAAGATCTGACTGAACTCCTGGGGGTCAGATATGCAAGCCTACTTGCCTGTGTTTGTCCCCAGACCCTGCAGCAAGGCCCAGGAATGAAGTGGAGGCTTGAGGTTCCATAGTCTGGGAGGTAAAAGCCTGATCTGATAACCTGATGTAAAAAAGTAGCAAGGTTGGAAACCACAGTAGCTCTACCCTGGTCTTATCTACAGGATAGGGCTGGGGTGATAGGGGAGATAAGCTGGTATCCAGAGAAGATGACTGCCTTGCTGCCTGGCCTCTTGCTGCAAACCAATGTGAGATGGTAAGAGTTACTCACATTGGCAGCGGAGTTGGCTGAGACCCCCACCCTGGGCACTGTCTGGCCCAACCCACTTGCAGTGCTCCACTAAGCCCTGCTAAAAGCCGAGGTTAAAACTGATCCTGGTATGACCCTGACTTCTTGCAAGTACTGAGAAAGGGGAGGAGAGGCGCTCGGATTCTGAAAAGGGCAGGCTGCAAAGGAAGGCAGTTGGTGCTCTGCAGCCTCTCATGGAGGCTCTGTGTCCATCCCTGCAACAGATGACAATGTCCCATGATGCAGGCACCCCCAGGGTTAGCAGAAGACACAATATCCAGCCTACACGTGCTAGAAGCATCACTCTCTTCTTCAGCCTAAGAGTTTCGGCTGAAAGTCACTTGAAAGTTAAAGCTCTTTGCTTCATGCCTTGTATCTCATCCACGTgtggcagcactgggcagagctGAATGCATTCAGTCTGTGTTCAAGATGCCTTGATATTTCTAGTGCACTACTTAATTTAAGCTAAAATACAAAACCTAAGGGGGGGAGGGCTGAGGAAGGGGGGGAGGATATTTGCAAAGCACAACCTACAAGTTCATCTGCTTTCTATATGTCTTTTGTGTGATGAGCCTCAAAGGGAGGAATTAAGGACTAGATAAGGCTGCTTTGATAGCATTCAGAGAGCAGAGTGGTTTCATTACTGCTCGCTGCTCACAGTGGCTTTTGACCCTCTTTGGGATATATTTATTCCTGCCGGTTGTAACTTGGACATGCATTGTGTAGTCTGCAGGATAAAAATAGCTGCAGTGCCTATTTCTGTCGGATTGTCTTTGGTTTAAATATAGCAGGAGGCTGAGCACTCGAAAGCAGAGGGAAA encodes the following:
- the LOC109368076 gene encoding aminopeptidase B-like isoform X2, whose amino-acid sequence is MTGTVLEELCTQPEFSLELKTLKHKCLQRDVLAVRASRPSKDFPHADTLSICGVPDRPYLQADPNLPTEVRRGQTLQQGPGMKWRLEVP